GTTGCCGGACGCCATGGAGGGTCCGACCCCGGTGTCGGCGCTCATCCACGCCGCGACGATGGTCACCGCCGGTGTCTACCTGATCGCCCGGTCCAACATCATCTTCTCGGCCAACGCGACGCTGCAGTTGGTGGTGGTCAGCGTCGGTGCGCTGACGCTGCTGATCGGCGCGATCATCGGCTGCGCCAAGGACGACATCAAGCGGGTGCTGGCCTGGTCGACGGTGAGCCAGATCGGCTACATGTTCCTCGGTGTCGGCCTGGGCGGCGCCGCGTACGCGCTGGCCATCGTGCACCTGCTGGCGCACGGCTTCTTCAAGGCCAACATGTTCCTCGGTGCCGGCTCGGTCATGCACGGCATGAAGGACCAGGTGGACATCCGCCGCTTCGGCGGCATGTCGAAGTACATGAAGATCACCTGGCTCACCTTCGGGGCGGGCTGGCTGGCCATCATCGGCATGATCCCGTTCTCCGGCTACTTCTCGAAGGAGCCGATCATCGCCGCCGCCTTCGAGCGGGACGGCTGGACGGCCTGGCTGTTCGGCGGGGCCGCGGTGCTCGGTGCCGCGCTGACCGCGTTCTACATGACGCGGCTGTTCGTGCTGACCTTCCACGGGCCCAAGCGCTGGACCACGGACATCGAGCACCCGCACGAGTCCCCGCCGCTGATGACCATCCCGCTGATCCTGCTCGGCATCGGCTCGATCGGCGCGGGTTGGCTGCTGGCCACCTCCGTACCGGACTGGCTGACCGCCACCGCCGGTCTCGGCGCGGCCGAGGCGCACCACGACGCGGTGCTGCCGCACTGGGCGATCGTGGTGCTGTCGCTGGGCGTCACCGTGCTCGGTGCCGCGCTGGCCTGGTTCCTGTTCCGCAACGGCACGGCCAACGAGCCGCAGCCGGCCGGGGTGCTGGTCACCGCCGCCCGCAAGAACCTCTACACCGACGCGGTGAACGAGGCGGTCTTCGAGAAGCCCGGCATCTTCCTCACCCGGGCGCTCGTCTACCTGGACAACCGGGGCATCGACGGGCTGGTCAACGGGCTGGCAGCCGGTGTCGGCGGTGGCTCGGGTCGACTGCGGCGGCTGCAGACCGGCTTCGTCCGGTCGTACGCCACCTCGATCCTCGCCGGGGCGCTGCTGATCGTGGGCGCGTTCCTCGCCGTGCAGGCGGGGTGGTTCGCGTGATCGACCTCAAGAGGCCGACGGTCTCGCAGGCGGCCGTCGCCGGCGGACCGCGCATCGACGACGGAGGTAAGGCCGCATAATGTCCGACTTCCCGTTCCTCTCGGTGCTCACCGTGGCGCCGCTGGTCGGCGCAGTGGTGGTCGCCCTCCTGCCGCGCAGCCGGCCGACGCTGGCCAAGCAGGTCGCTCTCGGCTGGTCGCTGCTGGTGCTGGCGCTGTCCGTGGTCATGTGGGTGACCTGGCAGGTCGACGGCGACCGGTTCCAGTTCCGTGAGTCGTACCCGTGGATCCCGAACTGGGGCGTGAACTTCACGTTCGCCGCCGACGGCATCGCGCTGGTCATGCTGATGCTGATCGCGGTGCTGGTGCCGCTGGTGATCCTGGCCTCCTGGCACGACGCCGAGTCCTCGAAGCGCTCGGTGCCGGTCTACTTCGCGCTGCTGCTCGTCCTCGAATGCACGATGCTCGGTGTCTTCGCCGCCGCCGACGTCTTCCTGTTCTATGTGTTCTTCGAGGTCATGCTGGTGCCGATGTACTTCCTGATCGGCAGCTACGGCGGCCACCAGAGGCAGTACGCGGCGGTCAAGTTCTTCCTCTACTCCCTGGTCGGCGGTCTGTTCATGCTGGCCGCCGTGATCGGCCTCTGGGTGGTCGGCGGCAAGACCTTCGACTGGGTGGCGCTGTCGCAGGTGGACATCTCCACCGGTGCGGAACGCTGGCTGTTCCTCGGGTTCTTCGTCGCGTTCGCGATCAAGGCGCCGTTCTTCCCGTTCCACACCTGGCTGCCGGACGCCGGTGGCGCGGCCCCGGCCGGTGCCGCCGCGCTGCTGGTCGGCGTGCTGGACAAGGTCGGCACCTTCGGCATCATCCGGTACTGCCTGCCGCTGTTCCCGGACGCCGCCCAGTGGTTCGCGCCGTGGGCGCTGGGCCTCGCGGTGATCGGCATCATCTACGCCGCTCTGCTGGCGGTGGGGCAGAACGACCTCAAGCGACTGGTGTCGTACACGTCGATCGCGCACTTCGGCTTCATCGGCGTGGGTCTGTTCGCCTTCACCACCCAGGCCGGTACCGGTGCGGTGCTCTACATGGTGAACCACGGCCTCGCCACCGGCCTGCTCTTCCTGGTGGTCGGCATGCTGGTCGCGCGCCGGGGTTCGGCGCTCATCAGCGACTTCGGTGGTGCCGGCAAGCTGGTGCCGGTGCTGGCCGGGGTGCTGTTCTTCGCCGGTCTCGCCTCGCTGGCGCTGCCCGGCACCGCGCCGTTCGTCTCCGAGTTCCTGGTGCTGATCGGCACCTTCACGGTGAACAAGCCGGTCGCGGTGATCGCCACGCTGGGCATCATCCTGGCGGCGGCGTACGTGCTGTGGATGGTGCAGCGGACCACGCAGGGCACGCTCAATCCGGCGCTGACCCAGATCGACGCGATGAAGCGCGACCTCAACCTGCGCGAGAAGGTCGTGGTCGCCCCGCTGATCGCGCTGATCGTGCTGCTCGGCTTCTACCCGAAGCCGGTCACCGACGTGATCAACCCTGCGGTTCAGGCGACCATGGAGGACGTCGGCCGGACCGACCCGGCCCCGACGGCAGGCAACGTCCAGGAGGCCAGCCGGTGAGCGCGAGGAGTGAGCTCGCGAACTCCAGTCGCCCGCGCGAGGAGAGAGCGGAGCGAGCCCCGCAGTCGCGGGCACAAGACAGCGCAGTCGCGAACGAAAGGTTGACTCGGTGAACGAGTTCGTACTGCCGCCGATCGACTACGCGGCACTCGCGCCGATCCTGATCATGCTGGGCG
Above is a window of Verrucosispora sp. NA02020 DNA encoding:
- the nuoL gene encoding NADH-quinone oxidoreductase subunit L; translated protein: MDEIVTYAQAAPAETVSYATADGLLSSVWLLVAIPLVSAMVLLLLGRRADRWGHWLGVAAVGAAFLLGLTYFFNLRGLENKSVELSLWDFIAVGNLNVDFGLLFDPLAGVFVLLITGVGFLIHLYAVEYMAHDPGRRRFFAYFNLFVAAMLLLVLGNNYVMLYFGWEGVGLASYLLISFWNTKPAAATAGKKAFLMNRVGDAGLAIAIFIMFATLGTTQYDEVFNGVGALAGSTVLVLGILLLLGAAGKSGQFPLQAWLPDAMEGPTPVSALIHAATMVTAGVYLIARSNIIFSANATLQLVVVSVGALTLLIGAIIGCAKDDIKRVLAWSTVSQIGYMFLGVGLGGAAYALAIVHLLAHGFFKANMFLGAGSVMHGMKDQVDIRRFGGMSKYMKITWLTFGAGWLAIIGMIPFSGYFSKEPIIAAAFERDGWTAWLFGGAAVLGAALTAFYMTRLFVLTFHGPKRWTTDIEHPHESPPLMTIPLILLGIGSIGAGWLLATSVPDWLTATAGLGAAEAHHDAVLPHWAIVVLSLGVTVLGAALAWFLFRNGTANEPQPAGVLVTAARKNLYTDAVNEAVFEKPGIFLTRALVYLDNRGIDGLVNGLAAGVGGGSGRLRRLQTGFVRSYATSILAGALLIVGAFLAVQAGWFA
- a CDS encoding NADH-quinone oxidoreductase subunit M yields the protein MSDFPFLSVLTVAPLVGAVVVALLPRSRPTLAKQVALGWSLLVLALSVVMWVTWQVDGDRFQFRESYPWIPNWGVNFTFAADGIALVMLMLIAVLVPLVILASWHDAESSKRSVPVYFALLLVLECTMLGVFAAADVFLFYVFFEVMLVPMYFLIGSYGGHQRQYAAVKFFLYSLVGGLFMLAAVIGLWVVGGKTFDWVALSQVDISTGAERWLFLGFFVAFAIKAPFFPFHTWLPDAGGAAPAGAAALLVGVLDKVGTFGIIRYCLPLFPDAAQWFAPWALGLAVIGIIYAALLAVGQNDLKRLVSYTSIAHFGFIGVGLFAFTTQAGTGAVLYMVNHGLATGLLFLVVGMLVARRGSALISDFGGAGKLVPVLAGVLFFAGLASLALPGTAPFVSEFLVLIGTFTVNKPVAVIATLGIILAAAYVLWMVQRTTQGTLNPALTQIDAMKRDLNLREKVVVAPLIALIVLLGFYPKPVTDVINPAVQATMEDVGRTDPAPTAGNVQEASR